The following is a genomic window from Citrifermentans bemidjiense Bem.
CGGAGTTGCCGCGCCTGAAGCGGACGTCGCGCACGAGCGATTTTAAGGCCGCCTCCGGCCGCCGCCCCGCGCCGTCCTTTACCGGAAGCTCTTCCGCGCGGTTCGCCAGCATCTCCTTAAGCGGCGTGCCGGATGGGAAAAGGGCGTAGAGAAAGACCATGAACAGCCAGTAGAACGCGAGGACCAGTAGCAGCGACCCCACCGTCTCCAGGGCAATCCCCCCGAGCTTACTGAAGCGGTCCCGGGCGCTCACCGCTCACCCCGCGCGGCAGGCATGGTTTGGCGCTCCGAACGGAGCCGCAGGTTCATGAGCTTAGAGCAGCCGGAGCCGTTTCTGAGCACCACGCCCAGGACCTGGTCCCCCTCGGCAAGCGGGAGATCGAGGGTGAAGCGCCCTGCCTCGTCGAGCGGCACCTTCCTCCCCGCGAGCTCCATGGAGGTCCCCTCGACCGTTCCCGAAAGCATGCAGTGCCCCTTGCCGTCGGCATCGACCCTGACGCCGGAGGCTTCGGTGCCGTAGCCGACCAGCGTCTCGGCCGGCGGCCCGGTCACGGCCAGGTCGGGAAGCGGGAGCGAAGTGGCGAGGAAACGCCCCTGCGAGTCCCCCATCTCCAGGTCGAGATCGAGGGTGTTGCCCGGGAAGGTGGTGTCGAAGCGACCCAGGGGATCCACCGGGATGCTGCGGCCGTTGATCACCACGAAGGATTTCGTCCGGTACCGGTCATCGGGAGAGACCGGATGCAGCTCTTTGAAATCCCCCTTCAGCTCGACGCGGCGGTTTAGCCTCCTGCCGGGGGTGGTGACGTTGTCGGCCACGGGGCGGGATTTTCCGTACCAGCGCCGCAACAGCCGCGAGCCGGCTATCCCTTCCTCCCGTACCAGGTAGTCGGCGGCGGCGTCGCACCGTCTCTGGGAGAGCGCCATGTTGTATTCCACGCTCCCGATGCCGTCGGTATGCCCCTCCACGATCACCTTTTCCTGCGGGCGCGCCCGCAAGACCCGCGCCGCCCCTTTGAGCAGGTGCTTGGCCTCCAGGGTCAGCTCGGAGCGGTCGAAGACGAAAGCGCCGCCGGACAGGGTGAGGAGTACCGCCTCGCGACGGTTGACGCCGAAGAGTTCGCGGCCGGTGCTGAAGATCGAGCCGTCCAGGTAGGTGACCTGCAGTTGGTACTGATAGATCTCGCCCTGTTCCACCTTCCGGCGGTCCGTGTCGCCAAGCCAGGGGATGCGCTTTGCCGGCGCCCCGGTCCCCTCAAGCGTGCGCAGCGCCTCCCCCTCGCGATTCATCACCTTGAGCGTCCAGGAACCGACCTGTTCCGGCTGCTCCACGCTCACCAGGAAGACCAGCGGCGCAGGGAACCTTCCCCCCTTGAGCTCCAGGGAACCCAGGTGCTCCCGGGTCAGCGTCACCTCGGTGGAAGGAAGCTTCGCCCGTTCGCCGTTGACCAGGAGGGTGAATAGTTCCGCGCTCCCGGAGAGAAGCAGCGGCTCGTCCAGCCGCTCCGCCCGAACCAGGAGCGCCGGCACTAGAGCCGCGGGGGGGGGAACCTTGGCGACCTGGGCGGGGGGCGGAACCGGGATGGGGATCACCTTCGCCTGCCGCGACTCGAACATGTCCTCATCGAACTTGACCTTGATGCCGACAAAGGGGCCCTGCCCCTGGAAGGTCTCGCCGGTCAAGTCCCGGTCGTCGAGCCTGGCGAAGTTGTAGCCGGCGGAAAGGACCACGTTTCTATAGACGCGGTAGCCGGCGCTTCCCACCGCACCCAGCGAGTGCATGCGGGCGTCGTACTGGTTCATGAGCTTCAGGTAGGCCGCGATCTCCCAGCGCTCCGCCAGGTCGTAGGAGAGCCCGGCCAGGACCAGGTCGGTGTAGCTCTGCATCATCCCCCCCACCCCGTCGGCCCAGCTGAGCTTCCCGGCGTATTTTCCCTGGGCGCTCCAACGGCTCACGATCCTGTAGGTCGGCTCGGCCGAGAGGATGACGCTGCGGCTTTCGAAGGAGCCGGGGAGCGAGCGTCTGTCCTCGACCTTGTAGCGCGCCAGGGTGAGGAGCTGCAGCGGCTGGCCCGCCAGCGGACGGAAGGCGCTCCCCAGGTAGCCGTCGAAGATGACGTCGTCGCCGGCGTCGGCGTCCCGATCCCAGAGCGAGAGCTTCCCCAAGAGGGTGAGCGAGGGGCTCATCTTGTAGGCGGCGTTGGCGCCGTAGAGAGAGGCGGTCTCCCCCGGGCCGGTCCTCACCTCGTAGCGGCCGGAGAGCTTCAGATCCCTGGCCCGGAGGTATTCGCCCCCCAAGGTAAAGGCGGTGCGGGTGCCGGTATTTCCCTGCACCGTCTGCACCCGCTCCAGGGAGGAGTTGAGGTAGAGCCCCTCGGCGGCGCGGTAACGGCTGTTCAGCCCGACGATGGCCTGCCCCCTTTGCTGCGACAGGGCGTGCTCGATCTGGTAGCCGGTTCTGGAATCGAGGCTGAACCCTTCCCGCTCCATGAGCCGCGTGTTGAGGTCGACGTTGCTCTGCTGGGAGTAACCGGAGGCGCCGGAGGACATCTGGTAGCCGGTGGTGAGCCGCATCCGGTCCGAGAGCCTGCTCTCCAGGCCGAACAGGGTGGCCTGGCGGATGAGGGGGGAGCCCTCTTGGTACTCCTCGGTGAGGAAGGCCTTGGTGCGCTCAGTGAGCCGGTAGTCGAGCTTGGCGAAGGTCTTTGTCTGGTAGTCGGCGACGCCGGAGGCGGATAGAAGCTGCTCGCGCCTGAGGGTCGCATCGAGCTTTTTGGTGAGGGGCGCGAAGACGCCGGCATAGACCAGGTCCGATTCCTCGGTCCGTCCGTCCCGCTCCTCCCGCACCACCTTGACGCCCCCCTCCAAATGCAGCAGGGAGAATTTCTTCACCATCCCCGCGTGGTTCGCGAAGAGTTTCCGGTCCCCCAATTCAAAGCGGTGCAGGAAGCTCTCGGCGAAGACGAGGGTGTCGGCGCCGACACGGTAGTCGGCCCGGCCGCCGTACTTCTCGGTCCCAAGCTCCGTCCCGGTCATCGAGGTGTTGAAGAAGTCGGACTCCACCTTCCGGTAGTAAAGGTTCAGAAGGAGGGGATCGACGGGACGCGCGGCGAGCTCCGTTTTCCAGGCGCTTCCCCTGCCATGCTCCAGGTTCTCGCTGACCGCCCCCTCCCCCTTCAGGGTCAGGCGCTCGCCCAGGCGCCAAGCGGCGTCCAGGCCGAAGAGGGTGTTGTCCTGCCGCGCCTGCTCCTCCACCACGGCGGTGCCCCCGATATGCGAGCCGTTTTCGGACCGGATCTCGGCGCGTCCGCCGTAGACGTAGCGCTCCTCCCCGGGGCCTGTGGCCTGGTAGTTGACCACGATGGTGACCGGGTTCAGGAATTGGTCCAGGGAGGGGACCGGCTCCTTGAAGAGGATGGTCCCGGCCTGGTAATCGATGGAATAGTCGGCGTAGCGGACCTTCTCGGTTACGGCGATGACCCGTTCGGTGTGGTAGCGGTCGCGCACCTCGATGCGCACCCGTTCGCTGTTCTCGAAGACGTCCCGCCTGGAGAGGAAGTAGTGGCCGGAGGTGCCGTTGCCGGGGATATCGTCCCGGGTCACCGTTTCCTCGGTGCGGCTTTCGAACCCTTTGACGGTAACCGACTTGGTGTTGACCTCGAATTTGGCGCCGTTGAGCGCCCTGTCGTAGCGGGAGAATTCGTTTTCGGAGAGGTCGGTGCGGTAGTCGCCGGCCATGAGGTAGGAGCGGCCGCTTTCCAGCTTGAGGTAGATCTTGCCGCGCGACTCCGCCTCGTACCCTATGTCGGTGGCGTCGCCGTAGACCGGGTAGTACTTCTCCGGGTCGATGGCCTGGAACACGCCGTCGCGGCGTTCCTTGTCCGAATCGTAGGCGGCGGTCAGGAGGTACTTGCCGAGGATCTTCCCGCGGGTGAAGAAGGCGAGCCGTTCCTCGTGGAAGATACCCTCGTCGAAGCGGTCGTCCTTGTCGATCTTTTCCAGGTTGCCGCTCACCGCCTTTCCACCCACGGTGAGGGAGCCTAAGCCGACCAGGATCCAGTCGCGCCGGTCCGGACTGAAGAAGAGGGCCGCCTGGGCGGCGCTGCCGTCGCCGTCTTTGGCGATGAGGAGGTCGTCCCCGGTGGCGCGGCCGGAGCGCACCTGGAAGACGCCCAGGCCGTCGGTGATGCGGACCTGGTGGCCCGGGAGGGCCGGGTCCAGGTCCGACTCCAAGATGGTTCCCTTGGCGAGGAAGAGGGTGACGGTTGTCGAACCGGGGACCCGCCTGCCGGCGGAGTCGAGGAGTTCGACCTTGAAGGGGACGGAGGTTTTGGCGTCCGCCGGAAGCTCGACGCGGTCGGGGGTGAGCCGAAGCCGGGACGCGGCAGCCGGTTCGGTAGCCGGAGGCGCCGACTGCGTCGGACTTGTCGGACTTGTCGGACTTGTCGGACTTGTCGGACTTGTCGGACTTGTCGGACCTGTCGGACCTGTCGGACCTGTCGGACCTGTCGGACCTGTCGGACCTGTCGGACCTGTCGGACCTGCCGGACCTGCCGGGTTCGCGGCGAGCGCGAAGTCGCCGCGCGCCGGACCGCCGAAGGGTACGGTGATGAACTGCGAACACCCCACCCCGGCAAAGGCAGTGTTGTACGGCACGGACACAAAACCCGGGTTGAGGGTGGACCGGTCAAGCTTCACGACGTGGTCGCCCGCGGAAACCCCGGTGAAACTGTACTGCCCTTCGACGTCGGTGAAGACGAAGGAACCGTCTTCCAGGTAAACCCGCACCCCGGCCTCGCCCCGCTCCCCTCGGTCCGGCACGCCGTTCCCGTTGCCGTCATGGAAGACCCTCCCCATGATGATGGCCTTGCTCCCGAGTACGGAGCCCCTTACCTTAACGGCGGCACTGGCGGGAGGGGAGACGACGCTGCCGCCGCTGGCAGGGGTTCCGGTGGCCCGGGCCCAGTTGACGGCGGTCCCGACGGGGGCGTCGGCGGAAACGACCAACCGGTAGTTGAGCACCTTGAAGGCTCCGTGCTCGAAACTCCCCAAGTCCCAACTCAACTGCTGCCCCCCTCCCACCGGGTCCGCCACGGCGAACCCGTCCACGTGGCTCGACCCCTTCAGATAGCGGAAGCCGCGGGGAATACGGTCGGCTACCGTCACATGGTCCAAGACGCCGTCGCCGATGTTCTGCACCCGCACCGCGTATGACACTATGTCGCCGGCCTCAGCTGAGCTGCTTCCCGCAGTCTTGGTTACCTGGAGCAATCTGACCAGCACGGTGTTGAGGGTGCTGTTGCTGAGGAAGGGTGCCGCATTTCCCGCAGTGGAGACGCCGGCGGTGTTGACAATGGAGGCATTTCCCGGGGCGTCATCGCGTACGCGGGCCTGGAAGGTGATTTCCCCGCTGAATCCGGCGGGGAGCGACGATATGTCGAAGACGAGCGTCCGGGTTGCGGCGTCGAAACTGACGGTTCCGGGAACTCCGGCAGGAAGCGCCGCACTTCCCGGCTGGTATTCGAGAAGGGGATCCAAAGGGTCGACCACCCGCACACCGGCCACGGGCGTTCCCCCGCTGTTCCCAAGCGAGATGCTGTAGGTCAGGACGGTCCCGGGAAGTACGCTCCCCACCGGTGAAACGGCCTTGAAGAAGGAAACACCTCCGGCCGGCACCTGTAGCTGGTTGGTCAGGCTCGCGCTTCGCGCCGGCACCAGCACGGAGGTGGCGCTGACCGCGATCAACGCCACCCGTCCCTCGCTTCCGGCCGGCGGCGTTGCCCTCAATACCAGCTCGACGGAAGCGCCGGGTTCAAGGGGGCCTACCACCTGCAAGCCGCCGGCATCGTGGGGAAACGGGGTCACGCCGTCAGCGGCGTAAAAGCGGAGCAGCGGCGCCTGCCCGTTCTCCGGCAGCGCCGCGTCGACCGCCGCGGCTTTCAACCTGAAACTGTCGGGGAAGTTCCCCCGGTTGGTGAGGGTGTGACGGAAATCGACAGGAACGTTGGCGTTGGTGGTGGCGGTACGCGGGGGAACCAGCGCCGGGTCGGAAAGGTCCTTCACGCTCACTTGGGTCTCGTTGGAGCGGACTTCCCGAAGACCTGGGGTGGCGAAGCGTGCTGAGAAATCGTGCCTGATGACGGTCCCTGCCGGGGTGAGCGAAAATGCAGTACCGGGAAGGGCAAGCAGGAGCGCGAGCGCGATCAGGCGCAGCCCCCCCCACCTCCTCCTCTTCTTGCCTGCAGCGATCGCCATGCGTTGCCCCAGTTCACATCGTCATTCGACCTGTGCTTTGAAAAAAAGATAAACCGTCTTCCCCGGCGGCAGGGAGCCGCCGATTGTCTCGCTAGCGCCCTCGCCCAAAAGAGCGACGATGCTCCCGGCGGTTCCCCAGGCCCGGCCGCAGTGGGCCGCCGGGCAAGGTGCCGCTTCCCCATCGGTGGCCAGGGCTACCACCAGGGAATCGGGCTTCAGTTTCAGCCCGGCCGGCAGCGGGCTCTCGACCCGCACTGCGGTAGCCGGGGCCGAACCGCTGTTGGTGATCGCCATCCGGTACTGGAGCAGGTCGCCTGGAACGGCGTCGACGGTCGATGCGAAGATCCCCCCCTTGCTCAGGTTGCGCACGCCGTCGGAGAGCGTGAGGACCGCGGCCAGAGCGGTGGTGGTGACCTGGTCGTTACCGCTGGCCCCCTCCCCTGTAACGGCCAGGCGCGCATCCGCCCGGGCGCCGTCGCTCCCAGACTCGGGTATGGCGATGGCAAGGAAGAAGCGATGGGAGGCACCTGGGGCGAGCGGGCCGGTGGAGACGCAGCGATTCGTCTCCCCGGTCTGCCTAACTCCGTCACCTGCAATTCCTCCCCCCGCCCCGTCGTCCGCGTAAAGGGTCCACGGCCAGGGGGAGCCGCTCTCCAAGGAAAGAGCGAAGCTGTTCACAGCGTTGCCGACATTGGTGACGGTATAGGGATAAATCACCAGGGAGCCTGGCGCACCGGAGCCATCGGGGGGCGCAGAAACGGTGACCGCGGCGGTGAGGCCGCAGGCGACGGTCTCCGTCTTCACCTGGTCCGCCCCGGCAGGATCAGCGACGGAAACCGCTGTGATTGGGACGCGGTAGCTTGCCCCCTGGGTGAAACGGTCCAGGGTCACCTGCACCAGCAGCACGGCGGAGGCGCCTGGGGCAAGGGCTTCGGTTCGGTACCCGCCTGCGGCGAACTGGGCCGCCCGCTCCACCCCTCCCTGGTCGCGGTAGCTCACCGTGAAGCCGCTGCCGCTGGCCGGGCCGGTGAGGACGAAGCTGTCGGCCTGGTCGCCCGCGTTCTTCACCTGGACCCGGAACTGCGCGGGGTACCCGGAATAGGAACCCTGCGACTTCGACTGGATCACGGCTGTCGTCTCGAATATCCCGGCCCCCACGTAGGAGGAATCACCCTCGTTGGCAAGCCTCACCATGAGGTCGGCCTGGTATGCCGCAAAGGCCTCATTTCCCATGAGAAGCAATAAAAGCAAAGCGCAGCAAAGCTGCGCCAGCAGGAAGGACGGGCATTTACCCCTTGCCCCATATTTATTAAAATGAATTAACGTCATAGCTTAGAAAAATAACAGAGGATCGGGGAGAGGCAAGAGCCAAAGAAAATTTGTCTTTTCACTGGCCAAATGATATGTAGATGCGACCCGAAGCGAGGGTCAACCCGAAGTGGACAGGAGAGCCTGAGAATGGGACAGCCGGCATCGAAATATACGGAGACGGGGAGCCGCTACTACAAGCTGGCGAACCGCGACATCGTCTACCTGAAGTCCATCCTGGAGGCGTACGAGGGGCTCAACACCATGAGCGCCATCGACGGCAAGCGCGGCCTCATCCGCGTCAGCTTTCCGCTTTGCTTCGCCGGCGACGTAGAGGCGCTGATGCAGGAGATCGCCAAGGAGATCGAGATCGCCGAGGTGACAAAGGAGGGTGAGCCGTGCTCGAAACCATAGACGCCGCAGCCATACTGCGCCGCTCCCTCTCCGCCGGCGGCGAGTTCGCCGAGATCTATTACGAGGCCGGCGCCTCTACCGTGGTCGTCTGCGAGGACGGCAAGGTGGAAAGGGTCCTCTCCTCCGCCGACCGAGGCATCGGCATCAGGGTGATCTCCGGCTTCTCCACCGCCTACGCCTATACCAACCAGTTGGACCAGGAGTCGCTGCTGCGCCTGGCCGCCACGGTAAGCCGCGGGGTGCGCGGCGGCGTGCCCCACGCCGAGTTCAACCTCTGCGAGCGCAGGGTCGCGCCGGGCTTTGCCATCGGCATTGCTCCGGACAGCATCGAACTGGCCGAGAAGGTTGCGCTGGTGAACCGGGCCGACAGGGCGGCGCGGGGTTTCGACAAGAGGGTGCGCCAGGTCATGGCGATGTACCGGGATGCGCAGACGAAGGTCCAGACGGTGAACTCGCTGGGGGAATTTCACGAGGACAACAGCACCGCGACCGTCTTCATCGTGCAGGCGGTGGCGCAGGAAGGAAAGGTGACCCAGACCGGCTACGAGCCGGTGGGCGCTGCGCGCGGCTTCGAGCTTTTCGACGCCACTTCCCCGGAGGATCTGGCGCTAAAGGCGGCCGCGCGCGGGGTGATGATGCTGGGAGCGCAGAAAGCCCCCTCGGGCCCTCTGCCGGTGGTGCTCTCAAGCGAGGCAGGGGGGACCATGGTGCACGAGGCGATAGGGCACGGACTGGAAGCGGATCTGGTGCAGGCGGGGACCTCCGTCTACCGCGGCAGGATCGGTGAAATGGTCGCCTCGGAACTGGTCACGGTGATAGACGACGCCACCATACCAAACGCACGCGGCTCCTTCGCCTTCGACGGCGAGGGTACCGCGGCGCAAAGGACCGTGCTGGTGGAAAACGGCGTCCTCAAGGGTTACATGTACGACCGGCTCTCGGCCATGAAAGACGGCTGCGCCTCCACCGGCAACGGCAGGCGGGAGTCGTACCGCTCGCGCCCCATCGTCCGCATGACCAACACGCTCATCGCCCCGGGGAAAAGCGACCCGGCGCAGATCGTCAGGAGCGTAGACCGCGGCCTTTTCGTGAAGCGGATGGGTGGGGGACAGGTGAACACGGTGACCGGTGACTTCGTCTTCGAGGTGTCGGAGGGGTTCCTGATAGAAAACGGCGCGGTGGGAGAGCCGGTTCGGGGCGCTACGCTCACCGGTAACGGCCCCGAGGTGCTCAGGAAGATAACCATGGTGGGAAATGACTTGGGTTTCGGAATCGGCACCTGCGGCAAGGACGGCCAGGGGGTCCCGGTCTCCGACGCACAGCCGACCCTGCTCATCTCGGGGATCACCGTCGGCGGCGCCGGGTAAGACAAAAAAACGTTTAACAGGGATAAAGGGGATGACCTTCATCCCTGTTAAGTTGCCTTTATGGTTCCTTGGATTTCCCCTCCCTCAGTACCCTCTCCAGAAGGCCGAGCTTTGGTTCGATCCCCTTCCCCACCCAGATCTGCGGGTTGGACGGCGTCTCGCCCCGCTCCTCCTCCCATTTCCTGATGGTCTCCCGCGCGCGATCGAAGGCCGCCGTGAAGGAGAACTCTTTGCTCATGGCGTCCTCCAGGAACGCCTCCCCGAACCAGGTGAAATCCTCGCCGAAGCCGCAGCCGAAAGACTCATGGGTGGCGTCCGCCGCCGTCATCACCAGGGTCCCGTCGTCCTGCAGCGGCGGGACGAAGCCGCCGGAGAAGCAGGTGGAGACCACGACTACTTTCCATTTGATCCCGGCCAAGGCCAGCTCGCGCTTCAAGAGCTCGGGCGTCAGCTGCTTCAGCTCCAGTGGGGGGTTGTTCACGGCCAGTTCGTGATCCCTTGAGCCGTGCGAGCTTAGGTAAAGGAAAAGCAGGTCCTCGTCGCGGTTCATCACTTCGCCTATACGCACCAGGGTGCGCTCAAGGTTTCCAGCGCTGGCGAAGGGGAGCGTGGTCGCGCTCTGCGGGTTGTTGGCCAGAAGCACCGACCGCCCCGAGGTGCCGAAGCGCCGGTCGAAGAGCGCCTTGGCGTAGTTGAGCTCCTTCAGGAACACGTCCTGGGAGGCGTCGCCCGCGAAACCGACGAAGTAGATGTCGGTGACACCGGGGCGACCCGGCTTCAGCGCGGCAAGCTCGCGGTCCAACAGCTTTGCCTGCGCCGCGAGGACCTCGTCGGTCAGGCTCAGCTCGCCGCTCTCGCTCTCCTGGGCGGAACTGGCCCAGAGGTCCCCCCGGGGAAAGTACCAAAGCGGGGGGAGCACCAAAAGAGCGAAGAGCAGGGGAAGCCTGAGCCGGCGCAGGCCCCGGGCCGGATCGATGCGGAACAAAAAGAGGAGCGCCGCGGCTCCCCACCACCAGTAGAAGCGGTAATAGTGCGGAGCGGTGAGGTAATCCTGGAGCCACTCGAAATGGCGCAGTTGCGCCACCGCCTCCAGGATGGCGTGGCAAAACTCGATGGGGATGCTGAGGGCTATGAGAGCTGCGGCTACGGCGGGTGCCGCGCCGCAGCGGGAGAGGAGCCTTCCCGCGGCAAGGCCTAGAAGGAGCAACAGCGGCAGGTGAAAGAAGAAGCCCGGGAGCGAGGAGTAGGAAAAATACCCCCCGGTCCCGACCAGCACGAAGGAACAGAGGAGGTTCAGCGCCAGGTCCGTCAGCACCAGGAGCACCAGGCGCGCGGAGGTGGCGTCCAGCCGCTCCAGGTCGGAACGGAGCAAAAGCGAGAGGCGGGCGCCGCCTTTAAGGTCGCACAGCAACCCGGGCAGAAGCCCTTTGTTCCCGCCTGCGGCAGGGGGAGCAGCACCTCGCTCCGGCACTGCTTCCCATCCCTTTTCTTCGGCGGCCACGCCCTCTTCGGCCCCTATTTCTCGCTTCTCTTCGCTTTCCATGATCGAGAATACTACCACGACGTCCCTCTTCTCAGCCTGGTTTGACCCGGCTTTACTTGATTTTATTAACATTTTTGTTTTTTAACGCAGCTAATCCTGTTACCATTGCAGGCGCCTCGACCGGCGTACCGCCTTGGGCTCAGCAGACACTACAAAGTAGCAGAGAGGTCAAAACATGCCTAGCCAGAAATGGACGAAATCGAGCTGGCGTTCTTTTCGCGCCTTGCAGCAACCGGTGTGGCCAGCGGGATCGGCGCTGGAGGAGACGCAGAAGACGCTGTCCCAGCTCCCGCCGCTGGTGTTTGCAGGCGAGTGCCAGACCCTGAAGGCGCAGTTGGCCGACGCCGTGGAAGGTCGCGCCTTCGTGCTGCAATGCGGCGATTGCGCCGAGGATTTTTCGCGCTGCACCGGCCCGGACATCAGGGAGCTCTTGAAGGTGATCCTGCAGATGTCGGTGGTGCTCGCCTTTGCCGGCGAGAAGCGGGTGATCAAGATAGGAAGGATCGCCGGGCAGTACGCGAAGCCGCGCTCGTCCGACACCGAGATGGTGAACGGGACCGAACTCCCCAGCTACCGAGGCGACATGGTGAATAGCCCCGACGCGAACCTGGAGGCGAGGACCCCCGACCCGCGCCGGATGCTGGAGGGATATTACCGGGCAGCGGCGACGCTGAACCTGGTCCGCTCCTTCACGCTCGGCGGGTACGCCTCGCTGGAGCGGGTGCAAGCGTGGCACCGCGCCTCGCTCGATGCCCTTCCGGCCGGGCAGAAGTACGAGGATCTGGTCCGGCAGATCTGGAAGACCATCAACTTCATGACCGCCATAGGGCTCGACCCCCAGCACACCCCGCAGTTGAACCAGGTGACGCTCTACACCTCGCACGAGGCGCTGCTGCTCGACTACGAGGAGGCGCTCACCCGGATGGATTCCACCAGCGGAGGGTGGTACGACTGCAGCGCGCACATGCTCTGGATCGGCGACCGCACGAGGCAATTGGACGGGGCGCACGTCGAGTTCCTGCGCGGGGTGAGAAACCCGCTGGGGATGAAGGTGGGGCCGAGCTACGACATCGACACGGTGAAGGCCCTGGCGCAGCGGTTGAACCCGGACAACGAGCCGGGGCGGCTCACCCTGATCACCCGTTTCGGCGCCGACAAGATCGATTCCTACCTCCCCAAGCTTTTGAAAGAGATGAAGCAGGAGGGTTTCAAGGTGGTCTGGAGCTGCGACCCCATGCACGGCAACACCTACCAGAACGAGTACGGCCAGAAATCCAGGAAGTTCGAGGACATCCTGCGGGAGATCAAGAATTTCTATCAGATACACAAGGCAGAGGGGACCGTCGCCGGGGGTGTGCACCTGGAGCTCACCGGCGACCACGTCACCGAGTGCACCGGCGGCAGCCGTCAGCTTTTGGACAAGCACCTGCACCTGAACTACCAGACCAACTGCGATCCGCGCCTGAACGCCGAGCAGAGCGTGGAGCTCGCCTTCGAGCTGGCCGAGATGCTGCACCCCTGCAAGTGAGACCGGGTGCAGCCTGACCCGCCTTCGGCACCTAAAAAAAACCTCCCCGGGCGCCACGCCCCGGGGAGGTTTTTTCGCTGACTAGCAGTAGCTTAGTAACTTTTGCGAGCCGTCTTCTTAACCGTC
Proteins encoded in this region:
- a CDS encoding C13 family peptidase, translating into MVVFSIMESEEKREIGAEEGVAAEEKGWEAVPERGAAPPAAGGNKGLLPGLLCDLKGGARLSLLLRSDLERLDATSARLVLLVLTDLALNLLCSFVLVGTGGYFSYSSLPGFFFHLPLLLLLGLAAGRLLSRCGAAPAVAAALIALSIPIEFCHAILEAVAQLRHFEWLQDYLTAPHYYRFYWWWGAAALLFLFRIDPARGLRRLRLPLLFALLVLPPLWYFPRGDLWASSAQESESGELSLTDEVLAAQAKLLDRELAALKPGRPGVTDIYFVGFAGDASQDVFLKELNYAKALFDRRFGTSGRSVLLANNPQSATTLPFASAGNLERTLVRIGEVMNRDEDLLFLYLSSHGSRDHELAVNNPPLELKQLTPELLKRELALAGIKWKVVVVSTCFSGGFVPPLQDDGTLVMTAADATHESFGCGFGEDFTWFGEAFLEDAMSKEFSFTAAFDRARETIRKWEEERGETPSNPQIWVGKGIEPKLGLLERVLREGKSKEP
- a CDS encoding class II 3-deoxy-7-phosphoheptulonate synthase, which encodes MPSQKWTKSSWRSFRALQQPVWPAGSALEETQKTLSQLPPLVFAGECQTLKAQLADAVEGRAFVLQCGDCAEDFSRCTGPDIRELLKVILQMSVVLAFAGEKRVIKIGRIAGQYAKPRSSDTEMVNGTELPSYRGDMVNSPDANLEARTPDPRRMLEGYYRAAATLNLVRSFTLGGYASLERVQAWHRASLDALPAGQKYEDLVRQIWKTINFMTAIGLDPQHTPQLNQVTLYTSHEALLLDYEEALTRMDSTSGGWYDCSAHMLWIGDRTRQLDGAHVEFLRGVRNPLGMKVGPSYDIDTVKALAQRLNPDNEPGRLTLITRFGADKIDSYLPKLLKEMKQEGFKVVWSCDPMHGNTYQNEYGQKSRKFEDILREIKNFYQIHKAEGTVAGGVHLELTGDHVTECTGGSRQLLDKHLHLNYQTNCDPRLNAEQSVELAFELAEMLHPCK